GGGCCAAATCACACCATCCATCTGGtcaccatctacatgtaaatggGAAAAGTAATGGGAAAGTTTCGGTCCATATTCAAAGAATACCCAAATGAGGCGGCTTGGTCAATGCATAAATTTCAAAATCCGTAAGTTTCTAAAAACCAAGATTTTAATACGCGTACATGTTGATATACGCCTTTCTCACCAATCTCGACATGCCAAAGGGCCTTCGTCCATAGGGAATATTTCAACGGTTCGAGAGCTTTTTGCAAGGGAGCCCTCAATGACTTAATTTACAAACTGTATttaaataaatatttgtataCATAATTTATTAATATCGGGGATGTTATGCAATAATGATTTGCTCATTACATAGGTCCAAGAATTCCTTTATACAAAATACCGAAATCGAGGTAAACATCGTAGACTTTAGTTcggcacatacatgtaaatcgTTTTGAAGGTCAACAAAGTCTACGACCAAAATACCTTAAACAACAACATGGAGCTTGAACATGGACGTTACAGAGGCGATTAAGTCAATCAGTCACTAGAGGTAAAAGCTATGATATACGGTTGGTTAACTAGGCTAATGCTCCGTGGATACCGTGTAGTGAAATACAATTAAAGATGAATGGTCAATGTAATACAGGACTTAAGCATGGTCTGCTCAGTTAAAGACCAGAAACAAAATGACAGGCAGACTTCTCTTTCTCTAACGCCACAACAACCTTATGTCAAGATAACATCATTCATGCAGATATCACGTTGGTATCTGCGTGAATATTGTCGAACTAGTCCTCGAATCTTGCAATATATCAAACTTGACATCATCGGCTTCTCCCGTAGATGTCCGTTTGTCAAATCACCACCAAATGACACTTAAACGCCCAAAGACATTGCTTGGCTAGTCTGTAATTTCATCCACGTATATAGGTTCCGCAAATCCATAAAgaatttcaataaaaacatcTCATAACATGTCCCAATAAGGTCCTAGTTTTTAGGAATTTGCCAGTAGAAGAGTCAACTAACGAGAAGACCGATGATAGCGTAGCTTTAAATGGTAATGCAATGACAATGATTTTTCCCATGGCTTgcaaggcaggtttcgcaatcagTACGTGCGACCAGAGTCTTCCAATAAATTTATTTAAAGACTCTGGTGCGACGTAGCATTTTCAAAGATCTGTGGTGTAATCAAGTCCTGTGCTAATCTATTTACGGGACACTCGTGAATCATTGTTTATACATTGAAGTAAAAATTGAAGGAGAAGTCTGGAAATATTAAAAACAAAATCGTCGGTAAAATGCACAACATGGTTCGTACTTCGTCGCGCGTAGCTCTTCGTAACAAAACCTGCCTGCATCATTTCACTGGCGAGGAAGACCGCAAATCTGACATAATCTTTCTCTGACGAGGTGACATTGGCCTTCCATTATTACTTAGCACACTCAGACCCTCTGTGTCTGAATCAGCCGCACTTTCTCCTTCAAGCTTCAAAGCCACTATAGCAGTTCTTGCTTGTTCGGAAAGTCCAGCGGCAAAGGACCCGGAAAATGGGTTCAATTCGTGTTCGCCCGGGTCATTGGAAAATGTCACTCGTCGTGGTGACCTTTGCTTTCCCCGATTAGCAGGGCTCGGTGACCTTGACCGTACCAGGATGGGTGTAATGCATCTGCTCGGACTGggtgaccttgaacttgggCGAGTGTCATAGGATGGCGACATGCGTTCAGGAGGCGTTAAACTCAACTCCTCCATCGATTCGGAAATTTGTAAAGCCGAAGCAGCTTTCGGCGCATTCACTCTCGAATTGGACTCATCGCTGTCATTACTTATATGAGAAGCTGAACCACGCCGGTACCATAATTTATTATCGTCTTGTATCACAATTTTTGGCAGTGCACCAAAATCAGAATTGCTCCTACTAACGGGAAGGTGCTGAGCTTTGGGTTCACTTTCGGATCGTGGCATTGTCTTCCTTCGTATTCCTCCATGCTCTCTCCTAGATGATACGGGGCACCGAACAGGAGAAGGTTTCCTGTCCCCTCCCAGTACTTTATTTGAGACAGACCCAAGTGCCGCAGGAGGAATTTCAACATCCTTCCTCCTGGCCTTGAACATCTTATCACGCGTAGAGGAAAACGTATGACTTCTCGTCCGCATGTCTGTGGTCTCAAAAGATTGGTCTACACCAGCAGTTGAACTTGAGGGCAGGCCGTACCTTTTTGAGTCAGAACTAGCATTGGTACTCGATGGGTCGGGTAAGACGGAGTCGTGGTAGGTTCCTctctttacatgtattttactagCGAAAGGTCGACTAGAACTCAGGTGAATACGATGTTTCTCATTGGTGCATGACTCCACTTTCGACTCACCAGCAGCACAGTTTGACGCGGGTTCGATCATGAAACCATCGATATTGGTAGCCGCATTGTGGAGGTTGGAGTAGCTTGAAGCACGCTGGCGAAGGTCCGCCGCGGTTAAATTATATGTctctttcatttcttcttcactTTTTCCATCGCAACTTAATGTATCACAAGAGTAGCTGCGTTGAAGTCTACTTTCTATTCTCGGATAGGCTATACGGGATATTTTGTACTCGTCAAACTCATTTGGTTCATCTGGAAGTTCAAGAGGCGAAAAGAAGCAAGACATGCTGCTTCTAATTGCTTTACCGGTAACAAATATCCGTCTTTGCTGTGTAACCAACTCTTTCTCCTTCCGATACTTTTCAATGTTCGGAGCCGAAACCAGTATACGAGGCAACGAGAGCAAGACTTGACCATGTCTACTCACAGGGAAGCCAATATCATATAGCAAGGGAGCAGATGGGTCCCTGTATTTCCTGTCCGGCGTCTTGGGTGAGTCCATTGCCTCCACTTCCCGGTGCGTCTTGGCTGCGTTCTTCTCGGCCGCCTTTGCTAAGATTTTCCATCGCTTGACAAGCATGGTCTGCTCCCGCCGGACACTTGAATGGCACTGCTTCAGCTCCTGATTGAAACCTTTGATAATTCCAGACAACTTAGACGAATCTGCATGATCCTGCCTTTTCAATTTCGCCCGCACAGCAAACTCTGAACGGGGGGCCCTCCTCTCGTTGGAAGAGGATACTTTCAAAGCTAGCCCAACATTACGTTCCATGATGAATCGAACACGAGATATCCAGTCTCTTCCTGCATATGCGTCACTTTATATCCTTACGTCCCTGGATCAAGCCCCTAGGGCTTTTTCGGTGTATTCGGCCGGCTGTGATGCTGCTTGCAGACAGGAATCACCACCACTGGTTTGCTGGCCGACTTCCTTCTCCCGCTGTGAGGCCTAGGACTATGCTGTCTGCCTCTCCCCTGTTCCTCAAGTGCCAAATTTGCAGCCGAGATACACAAAAACAACATCGTCAGTCCTTGACAAATAACTTTCCTTTGGAGTAAAGTCTGGTTTCAAACAACTGAATTAGCATGTTGTCCGAGTCTTTTCGAGAAATGATATCCGCCAGTTTGCTCTAAAAGGTTGTCGGGGTTTCCGCGATCACCAAGCTGTGACGGTATCAGTAAAGATTGGACTACAATGTCTATTCCAGTCTACACTACGACACGTAGTCCTCTTTGTAGCTTCGTTTAGGCTCGTCTGTAACTCCGTCCACACGACATTTGTGGAGAATAAAAAGTTTTGATGTTGATCTTTCTGAAATACTCGCAGCTCACTGTAATCCTCCCAGAGAGCAGAGCCTTCAAACTTAGAATGAAAAGGGTTGAGTTCTTTCAAAATTGGCCACCAGCTCCACGACTCTGTGACGGTTGTTTAAATCCACGGAGTTTATTTTCAAATGTAGCCCCACACGAAGTAATAAAGCGATAAATATAGTAAGGCCTAATAAGGATCCTCCTCGAAGGGGGATTTTCGATCCTGTTGACGGCCGTGAACGTTCATCCTCGTAACGCACAAACACCAAAAAAAGAGCGGTTCCCGCTGTGTCTTTCGGACAGGACGTCATCGATTTTGCTCAAACGTTCATGTTAATCACGTATCGTACActtggcccaaattcataacaaGAATTCTTTTTATGGAACTGTGTTCCTTTGCAGTACGTCAGTCAACTAAATCTAAGTGGCTTACCAACGTTTTAGTTTGTTATCCTCATGGTCGGATAAGCGGTTTAATACATGGCAATAGAGGTGTAGTCTGATCAAGCTACGTGTATCTACAGGGTCATTCGTTCCTGGCATACAACTCCTGGCGCGGGAAACCCTTTCCGTCTTGCAGCCCGGACACACGCCCGACAGGTCGGACTTAGTCATTGCCAGTGTCGTCGTTTTATCGAAGTGATCAAAAAGCGTccacatgatgacgtcatggtgaAGTTTTTCGCTTTGGCGCTGTGAGTCACCAGCACATCAGGACAAAATGGTCGCTGTACGAGGGATCACTGAGTCCAATCAGAATTATAATCGGAAAGTTATATAATtctgtcagattttgaattttccccATGTTATTTGCACTTTGATGATGGTAACTACCAGGTGACTGGGCATCCGGCAGCTTCGTTATCATAATGCCCCGTATAATGCCAAGGCTCCTTTAACGCTTACG
Above is a window of Lineus longissimus chromosome 3, tnLinLong1.2, whole genome shotgun sequence DNA encoding:
- the LOC135485684 gene encoding uncharacterized protein LOC135485684 encodes the protein MERNVGLALKVSSSNERRAPRSEFAVRAKLKRQDHADSSKLSGIIKGFNQELKQCHSSVRREQTMLVKRWKILAKAAEKNAAKTHREVEAMDSPKTPDRKYRDPSAPLLYDIGFPVSRHGQVLLSLPRILVSAPNIEKYRKEKELVTQQRRIFVTGKAIRSSMSCFFSPLELPDEPNEFDEYKISRIAYPRIESRLQRSYSCDTLSCDGKSEEEMKETYNLTAADLRQRASSYSNLHNAATNIDGFMIEPASNCAAGESKVESCTNEKHRIHLSSSRPFASKIHVKRGTYHDSVLPDPSSTNASSDSKRYGLPSSSTAGVDQSFETTDMRTRSHTFSSTRDKMFKARRKDVEIPPAALGSVSNKVLGGDRKPSPVRCPVSSRREHGGIRRKTMPRSESEPKAQHLPVSRSNSDFGALPKIVIQDDNKLWYRRGSASHISNDSDESNSRVNAPKAASALQISESMEELSLTPPERMSPSYDTRPSSRSPSPSRCITPILVRSRSPSPANRGKQRSPRRVTFSNDPGEHELNPFSGSFAAGLSEQARTAIVALKLEGESAADSDTEGLSVLSNNGRPMSPRQRKIMSDLRSSSPVK